The proteins below come from a single Mucilaginibacter mali genomic window:
- the bshB1 gene encoding bacillithiol biosynthesis deacetylase BshB1 — protein sequence MQKLDILVLAVHPDDAELGCGGTVAKHVAMGYKVGIVDLTRGELGTRGTAEIRDQEAAEAGRILGLAVRENLAIPDGFFENTREYQLKIIAAIRKFQPGIVITNAYHDRHPDHGRANELVEASAFLAGLRKVETLDDNGQPQEAWRPKQVLHFIQDNYIHPDIVIDVTDYWDTKMASVFAYQSQFHNPDWNSDEPQTYISSPQFTAVVEGRGREFGKSIGVKYAEGFTSRKVLGVDSLMDLR from the coding sequence ATGCAAAAACTGGATATACTTGTACTGGCCGTTCACCCGGACGATGCTGAATTAGGTTGTGGCGGCACTGTTGCCAAACATGTGGCTATGGGATATAAGGTAGGTATAGTTGACCTTACCCGCGGCGAATTAGGTACCCGCGGCACAGCCGAAATTCGCGATCAGGAAGCTGCTGAAGCCGGCAGGATACTGGGTTTGGCGGTAAGAGAAAACCTTGCCATCCCCGATGGTTTTTTCGAAAATACCCGCGAATATCAGTTGAAGATAATTGCCGCTATCCGCAAGTTTCAGCCCGGGATCGTAATTACTAATGCCTATCACGACCGCCACCCGGATCATGGCCGCGCTAACGAATTGGTAGAAGCTTCGGCTTTCCTTGCCGGCTTGCGCAAAGTAGAAACACTTGACGATAACGGCCAGCCCCAGGAAGCCTGGCGACCAAAGCAGGTGCTGCATTTTATACAGGATAACTACATCCACCCCGATATTGTGATTGATGTTACCGATTACTGGGATACTAAAATGGCCAGCGTATTTGCCTATCAATCACAATTCCATAACCCTGACTGGAACAGCGACGAACCGCAAACCTATATCTCATCACCGCAATTCACCGCCGTGGTAGAAGGCCGTGGCCGCGAGTTTGGCAAAAGCATCGGCGTAAAATATGCCGAAGGCTTTACCAGCCGGAAGGTATTGGGTGTGGATAGTTTGATGGATTTGCGGTAG
- a CDS encoding GNAT family N-acetyltransferase produces MLPVTFTKLTLTDVKALTLFSNITFFDAFYHLNKPEDILAYADKFLNEEKLSAEIAKPNSAFYFAQIDGEIAGYTKINFAEAQSDIKDPASLEIERVYVSKHHQGKQIGAQLLNHAVQIARKANLQYIWLGVWEQNHRAVKFYQQNGFEVFGSHDFLLGSDLQTDLLMRKSL; encoded by the coding sequence ATGTTGCCTGTAACTTTCACCAAACTCACCTTAACCGACGTTAAGGCTTTAACGTTATTCAGCAATATTACATTTTTCGACGCCTTTTACCACCTTAACAAGCCGGAAGACATATTGGCTTACGCAGATAAATTCCTGAACGAAGAAAAGCTGTCCGCTGAAATTGCTAAACCAAATTCGGCATTTTACTTCGCGCAGATTGATGGCGAGATAGCGGGTTACACCAAAATAAACTTCGCTGAAGCGCAGTCGGATATTAAAGACCCGGCATCCTTAGAAATAGAACGGGTTTACGTAAGCAAACATCACCAGGGTAAGCAAATTGGCGCGCAATTGCTAAACCACGCTGTGCAGATAGCCCGGAAAGCCAACCTGCAATACATATGGCTGGGCGTGTGGGAGCAAAACCACCGGGCTGTAAAATTCTATCAGCAAAATGGCTTTGAAGTTTTTGGCAGTCATGATTTTTTATTGGGAAGCGACCTGCAAACGGATCTGCTGATGCGAAAATCTCTTTAA
- a CDS encoding RNA polymerase sigma factor, whose product MADKEVAFRNIFAANSKKIFHLCYGYTGDNDAANDLLQETFLKVWQNLDKFRNQAMISTWIYRIAVNTCLTYLRSEKRQAKDELTETLVETRAEEFSEKNEQVALLYKCISKLEESERIIITMVLDELPYPEIAEISGISEGNLRVKIHRIKQKLTELYNHHERL is encoded by the coding sequence GTGGCCGACAAGGAAGTTGCCTTCAGGAATATATTTGCAGCCAACTCAAAGAAGATATTTCATTTGTGCTATGGTTATACCGGCGATAACGATGCCGCGAACGACCTGCTACAGGAAACTTTTTTGAAGGTTTGGCAAAACCTGGATAAATTCCGCAACCAGGCCATGATCAGTACCTGGATATACCGTATTGCCGTTAACACCTGCCTAACCTATTTACGATCGGAAAAACGCCAGGCCAAGGACGAACTGACGGAAACGCTGGTAGAAACCCGCGCCGAAGAGTTTTCGGAAAAGAACGAGCAGGTGGCCCTGTTATATAAGTGCATATCGAAATTGGAGGAGTCGGAAAGGATAATTATTACCATGGTGCTGGATGAATTGCCATACCCCGAAATAGCCGAGATCTCGGGCATATCCGAGGGTAACCTGAGGGTAAAAATTCATCGTATTAAACAGAAGTTAACCGAATTATATAACCACCATGAAAGACTTTGA
- a CDS encoding DNA adenine methylase, protein MDETKPKLKSVTRPFLRWAGGKTWLVKYLTKVKESKFNNYHEIFLGGGATFFFLKPQNHSYLSDLNIELIKTYQTLKDDVEGVIRELKNFRNEEAYYYKVRETVFNDKLEQAAQFIYLNQTSFNGIHRVNTRGKYNVPYGFRKKDFLDSEGLRAASSALFNTTISNGDFYSTIDNIKAKDLVFLDPPYTVSHNNNGFIEYNEKIFQLSDQRRLSRMIDDIKKKDAYYILTNAAHNTIKEIFEKGDTRIELTRANAIGGAKAQRGQTSELIFTNIEL, encoded by the coding sequence ATGGATGAAACTAAACCTAAACTCAAATCAGTAACTCGCCCTTTTTTAAGATGGGCAGGTGGAAAAACATGGCTTGTCAAATATTTAACTAAAGTAAAAGAAAGCAAGTTTAACAACTATCATGAAATCTTTCTTGGCGGCGGCGCGACTTTCTTTTTCCTTAAACCTCAAAATCATTCTTATTTATCAGATTTAAATATTGAATTAATAAAAACATATCAAACTTTAAAAGACGATGTGGAGGGCGTTATACGCGAATTGAAAAACTTTAGAAATGAGGAAGCCTATTATTATAAAGTGAGAGAAACAGTTTTTAATGATAAACTAGAACAGGCTGCTCAATTTATATATTTAAATCAGACCTCTTTCAACGGAATACATAGGGTTAATACGCGAGGAAAATACAATGTGCCTTACGGGTTTCGAAAAAAAGACTTTTTAGATTCAGAGGGTCTACGGGCTGCAAGTTCAGCCTTATTTAATACAACAATTTCCAATGGTGATTTTTATTCGACAATTGACAATATAAAAGCGAAAGATCTTGTATTTCTTGATCCCCCGTACACTGTATCACATAACAATAACGGCTTTATTGAATACAACGAAAAGATATTCCAATTAAGTGATCAACGTAGGCTAAGTAGAATGATTGATGATATAAAAAAGAAAGACGCGTATTATATTTTAACAAATGCTGCGCATAATACTATAAAAGAAATATTCGAAAAAGGTGACACTAGAATCGAATTAACACGGGCAAATGCTATTGGCGGTGCCAAAGCACAACGTGGGCAAACATCAGAGTTAATTTTTACAAATATTGAATTATGA
- a CDS encoding DGQHR domain-containing protein, producing MTEDLRKTLLNEFISDEDIQRLLRIKKLDSYKESFNNGSAALEEKLNEGWEIDTVLKSKTKISKQKDNGVLFKDKVWSLFAQLGFTTLNRYSFNIPYDKKDISLTHKIDVFAKDDETVLIIDCRSAVKNTACDFSDELNEIKFRKAGIINTILALFPQTKPKIKYILATRNIAISSENVEALNKVDAIHFPEETIDYYYSLHSQLGIAARYQLLGALFSGQEIPDLDNRIPAIEGRMGGHIYYSFSIEPEKLLKIGYVLHRNKANENMMPTYQRLIKKNRLKEIHKFIDEEKGYFPNSVIINIESDKNKDLVFERSGNQVPDAISRIGVLHLPKKYRSAYIIDGQHRLYGYSNSNYKNTNTIPVVALVNLERAEQVRLFMQINENQKPVSKDLRNTLDADLLWDSENYTEQIRALKSRVAIKLGEDRNSPFYNKISIGEDKKAISTQQIGIALTRSDFLGKVKAKEIEKKGTFYVGNLNRAYHSISEFLMKSFAYIKDGVDELWEQDGNIIVINKGFYGITMILNDCVNHLVANDMIDTNTSAKEVFEEVKIYLDPIINFFKNIDEIKINELKSAYGTPGDAKYWRTLQIVLRQDFPEIHFEGLNEYLKKEEKENNEAAFKYIREIESSYLKDAIKQKLEEEFGKNWFKKGVPEGVYSEAMVLAAKKNREIDNEEDEKDPWDQLHLINYREIILKNWQKLFEKMFTKPGEEKIPGGKEAKTKWIFDLNRIRNENSHTYYVTSDELSFIEEVYDWLSKQA from the coding sequence ATGACAGAAGACCTACGCAAAACTCTTTTAAATGAATTTATATCTGATGAGGATATCCAAAGACTACTAAGAATAAAGAAACTCGACTCCTACAAAGAAAGTTTCAATAATGGTTCTGCGGCTCTTGAGGAAAAATTAAATGAGGGCTGGGAAATTGACACTGTTTTAAAATCTAAAACTAAAATTTCTAAGCAAAAAGATAATGGTGTACTGTTTAAAGATAAGGTATGGTCATTATTTGCTCAGTTGGGCTTTACTACTTTAAATCGATATAGTTTTAATATCCCCTACGACAAAAAGGATATCTCATTAACACACAAAATAGACGTGTTTGCTAAAGATGATGAAACAGTATTGATAATTGATTGTAGATCAGCGGTGAAAAACACCGCTTGCGATTTTAGTGATGAACTTAATGAAATAAAATTCAGAAAGGCTGGTATTATCAATACCATTCTTGCGTTGTTCCCGCAAACTAAACCTAAAATCAAGTACATTTTAGCAACACGTAATATTGCTATCTCAAGCGAGAATGTAGAAGCGCTTAATAAAGTTGATGCCATTCATTTTCCGGAAGAAACAATAGATTATTATTATTCTTTACATTCACAATTAGGTATTGCGGCGCGATATCAACTTTTAGGTGCATTATTCTCTGGACAAGAAATCCCTGACTTAGATAATAGAATACCTGCAATAGAGGGGAGAATGGGTGGACATATTTATTACTCATTTTCTATAGAGCCGGAAAAGTTATTAAAAATTGGCTATGTATTACATAGAAATAAGGCAAATGAGAATATGATGCCAACATATCAACGTCTTATAAAAAAAAACAGATTAAAAGAAATACATAAATTTATAGACGAGGAGAAAGGCTACTTTCCCAATTCTGTTATTATAAATATTGAATCAGACAAAAATAAAGATTTAGTTTTCGAACGCAGTGGCAATCAGGTTCCTGATGCTATATCTCGAATTGGGGTTCTTCATCTTCCTAAAAAATATAGATCCGCTTATATCATAGATGGTCAGCACCGTTTGTATGGGTATTCAAATTCTAATTACAAGAATACAAACACAATTCCGGTAGTAGCCTTAGTAAACTTAGAGCGCGCTGAACAGGTAAGGCTATTTATGCAAATAAATGAAAACCAAAAGCCTGTATCCAAAGATTTGCGAAATACTTTAGACGCCGATTTATTATGGGATTCTGAAAATTATACAGAACAAATCAGGGCTCTGAAATCAAGAGTTGCGATTAAGTTAGGGGAGGATAGAAATTCACCATTTTATAATAAAATATCAATTGGTGAAGATAAAAAAGCTATCTCAACTCAACAAATAGGTATAGCGCTAACAAGGAGCGATTTTTTAGGTAAAGTAAAAGCAAAAGAAATAGAAAAGAAAGGTACTTTTTATGTTGGAAATCTAAACCGAGCATATCACAGTATCTCCGAATTTCTTATGAAAAGCTTTGCTTACATCAAAGATGGAGTAGACGAACTATGGGAACAAGATGGGAATATAATTGTCATTAATAAAGGCTTTTATGGTATTACGATGATATTGAATGATTGTGTTAATCATCTTGTCGCAAATGATATGATAGATACAAACACTTCAGCAAAAGAGGTTTTTGAAGAAGTGAAGATTTATTTAGATCCGATAATTAATTTCTTTAAAAACATTGATGAAATAAAAATTAACGAACTAAAATCGGCATATGGTACGCCTGGTGATGCAAAATATTGGCGTACATTGCAAATAGTACTCAGACAAGATTTTCCTGAAATACACTTCGAGGGCTTAAACGAATATTTGAAAAAAGAAGAAAAGGAAAATAACGAAGCTGCCTTTAAATATATAAGAGAAATAGAAAGCTCATATTTAAAAGATGCAATAAAACAAAAACTCGAAGAAGAGTTTGGTAAAAATTGGTTCAAAAAAGGTGTGCCTGAGGGGGTGTATTCTGAGGCCATGGTCTTAGCGGCTAAGAAAAACCGCGAAATTGATAATGAAGAAGATGAAAAAGATCCTTGGGATCAATTACACTTAATTAATTACAGAGAAATTATATTAAAAAACTGGCAGAAACTGTTTGAAAAAATGTTTACCAAGCCGGGTGAAGAAAAAATCCCAGGGGGAAAAGAGGCAAAAACTAAATGGATTTTTGATCTAAATCGTATAAGAAACGAAAACTCGCATACATATTATGTAACAAGTGATGAGTTGTCTTTTATAGAAGAGGTTTACGATTGGCTGTCAAAACAAGCATAA
- a CDS encoding VOC family protein — MKALSLAVVVHVSNLDAAMEYYTNVLGFSTDFVFGDYAGMIFNDVLIHLNGPTNQGTKKVPGSAHFCIDCDGIDQYYQQIVSKGAIIEAPLADRPYGMRDCAINDPDGNTIVFGMALE; from the coding sequence ATGAAAGCATTAAGTTTGGCCGTAGTTGTGCATGTAAGCAACCTGGATGCGGCCATGGAGTACTATACCAATGTGTTGGGCTTCAGCACCGACTTTGTGTTTGGCGATTATGCCGGGATGATCTTTAATGATGTACTGATCCACCTCAACGGCCCAACCAACCAGGGCACCAAAAAGGTACCCGGCAGCGCCCATTTTTGCATCGATTGCGACGGGATAGACCAATACTACCAACAGATCGTCAGCAAGGGTGCCATTATCGAAGCACCGCTGGCCGACCGCCCTTACGGCATGCGCGACTGTGCCATCAACGACCCCGACGGCAACACCATTGTATTCGGCATGGCACTGGAGTAG
- a CDS encoding ATP-binding protein produces the protein MRKLLLVIILTIPLFAFAQTQADTIVKLPATGYPLAKGWKFQPGDDAGWAAVNFNDSKWQGINPSLLIHDLPQISRAQIGWFRIHLYVDSALRGKTVALVTRQIGASEIYVNGLLVKKYGRVSANYHDEETYNPNYEPLTIQLNAQAEQVLAIRYSFNKQNWYAATGRPVLTVAAYQPDDAWAMFNTRLNRNANRSFVFGVFFILTILHFAIYLAYKSRKLNFYLACFTFLQSLTFIDGLMVNWRSNGLYEFSRALFCAAAPATFAYLLFMVYGLFGYSRPPWVKWLAYLAPLITVLQFFASFGEAVLIWYAVIIYGITIYVAIRALSDNKSGAVLFLIGQVTAFVFYCSFNLNSYYLGLIPFVGQLVLIDMAFLPPAIVISVLLAREFAQNNFSLQLQLKQVEELSAKNMEQEQEKQQILASQNELLEQQVNERTSELNRSLTNLKAAQAQLIQAEKMASLGELTAGIAHEIQNPLNFVNNFSEVSIELLSEMGEELDKGDVEEAKAISTDLKQNLQKINQHGKRADGIVKGMLEHSRAGSGERQLTDINQLADEFLKLAYHGMRAKDKDFNAGIVTNFAENLPKANIVQQDIGRVLLNLFNNAFYAVNEKKKTEGDGYTPQVTITTFTPPLGGWGAIVRDNGNGIPDAIKDKIMQPFFTTKPTGQGTGLGLSISYDIVVKGHGGKIEVQSREGEGSEFVVQIPG, from the coding sequence ATGAGAAAATTGCTGCTCGTTATTATTTTAACCATTCCGTTATTTGCTTTTGCCCAAACACAGGCAGATACCATTGTTAAGCTACCCGCCACCGGCTACCCGCTGGCAAAAGGCTGGAAATTTCAGCCCGGCGATGACGCAGGCTGGGCTGCCGTTAACTTTAATGATAGCAAGTGGCAGGGTATCAATCCATCTTTACTTATTCATGATCTGCCGCAGATTAGCCGGGCGCAAATAGGCTGGTTCAGGATACACTTATATGTTGATAGTGCCCTGAGGGGCAAAACAGTGGCGCTGGTTACCAGGCAAATTGGCGCGTCGGAAATTTACGTAAATGGCCTGCTGGTAAAAAAATATGGCAGGGTAAGCGCCAACTACCACGATGAGGAAACCTATAATCCCAATTACGAGCCGCTAACCATACAATTGAACGCACAGGCAGAGCAGGTGCTGGCCATCCGTTATTCGTTCAATAAGCAAAACTGGTACGCGGCAACCGGCAGGCCAGTGCTTACCGTGGCCGCTTACCAGCCCGATGATGCCTGGGCAATGTTTAATACCCGGCTAAACAGGAACGCCAACCGGTCGTTCGTTTTTGGGGTATTTTTTATTTTAACCATACTGCATTTTGCCATTTACCTGGCCTACAAAAGCCGCAAGCTTAACTTTTACCTGGCTTGTTTCACCTTTTTGCAGTCGCTTACTTTTATAGATGGCTTAATGGTGAACTGGCGTAGTAACGGACTGTACGAATTTAGCCGCGCCCTGTTTTGCGCCGCTGCGCCGGCAACCTTTGCTTACCTGCTGTTCATGGTTTACGGCCTGTTTGGTTACAGTAGGCCACCCTGGGTAAAATGGCTGGCTTATTTAGCCCCGCTTATTACCGTTTTACAGTTTTTTGCAAGTTTTGGCGAAGCAGTGCTGATCTGGTATGCTGTTATTATTTATGGGATAACCATCTATGTGGCTATACGTGCCTTAAGTGATAATAAAAGCGGGGCTGTACTGTTTTTAATTGGCCAGGTAACGGCCTTTGTGTTTTACTGTAGCTTTAACCTTAATTCCTATTATCTCGGCCTAATACCATTTGTTGGCCAACTGGTACTGATAGATATGGCATTTCTGCCACCAGCCATTGTTATCTCGGTTTTGCTGGCACGGGAGTTTGCTCAAAATAACTTCAGCCTGCAACTGCAGCTAAAGCAGGTAGAAGAACTTTCGGCAAAAAATATGGAGCAGGAACAGGAAAAGCAGCAAATACTGGCATCACAAAATGAGTTACTGGAGCAGCAGGTGAACGAACGCACATCGGAGCTGAACCGATCGTTAACTAACCTGAAAGCCGCGCAGGCACAATTGATACAGGCCGAAAAAATGGCTTCGCTGGGTGAACTAACGGCCGGCATCGCCCACGAGATACAGAACCCCTTGAACTTTGTGAACAATTTTAGCGAGGTAAGTATTGAGCTGCTTAGCGAAATGGGCGAAGAACTGGATAAAGGTGATGTGGAAGAAGCCAAAGCCATCAGTACCGATCTGAAACAAAACCTGCAAAAAATAAACCAGCACGGCAAACGCGCCGATGGTATAGTAAAGGGGATGCTTGAACACAGCCGCGCAGGCAGCGGCGAGCGCCAGTTAACTGATATTAACCAACTGGCCGATGAGTTTTTGAAATTGGCCTACCACGGCATGCGTGCAAAGGATAAAGACTTCAACGCCGGGATTGTTACCAATTTTGCCGAGAACCTGCCCAAAGCCAACATTGTGCAGCAGGACATTGGCCGCGTACTGCTCAACCTGTTCAACAACGCGTTTTACGCGGTGAATGAAAAGAAGAAGACCGAGGGTGATGGGTACACTCCACAAGTAACCATTACAACCTTTACGCCCCCTTTAGGGGGCTGGGGGGCTATCGTTCGTGATAACGGCAATGGCATCCCCGACGCGATAAAAGATAAGATCATGCAGCCATTCTTCACCACCAAGCCAACCGGCCAGGGTACGGGATTAGGTTTATCCATAAGTTATGATATAGTAGTAAAAGGCCACGGCGGTAAAATTGAGGTGCAGAGCAGGGAGGGTGAGGGTTCGGAGTTTGTGGTGCAGATACCAGGGTGA
- a CDS encoding sensor histidine kinase, translating to MKRFILVCLLLCSGRLMGQQINVDNLIHIAIARARPVGTYAGQSHDSLFAAFRVAKPGKERTRIIYQIINYGQPTSRLGLTYHYKILDWSRKNNDRISEAIIMAEIAFQLAQNGDVAEAIKMDLAALKLAEKTGDNEALGIIYDSLGCCFSNADDTFTANNKQMIWYFGMGLKYSALAHNDIFISYDYGGLGAAYRVLHMPDSAAYYSFKSFEYAVRKNITVQVAQSLLDIQQLQTADELKLKYARAAIAVATLGKVNHVLVVGNAMLAQFHKAHGRADSAMFYARKSYGFSFRQAVFAQIEPAGLLKEFYTGHNADSALKYANIYYSARDSVFNIGKSQRAQALAYSEEQHKQELEAQKAADAARQRLYLLVLVIAFISVIAWIFWRNSVRNKRDKIKIQSTLNELKAAQAQLIQSAKMASLGELTAGIAHEIQNPLNFVNNFSEVSIELLEELKEEAEAGHTEDVIAIADDLTQNLEKINQHGKRADGIVKGMLEHSRAGSGERQLTDINLLADEFLKLAYHGMRAKDKDFNAEIVTNFDENLPKVNIVQQDIGRVLLNLFNNAFYAVNEKKKTEGDGYTPQVTITTFTPPLGGWGAIVRDNGNGIPDAIKDKIMQPFFTTKPTGQGTGLGLSISYDIVVKGHGGKIEVQSREGEGSEFVVQIPG from the coding sequence ATGAAACGATTTATCCTGGTTTGTTTGCTGCTTTGTTCCGGCCGGCTTATGGGGCAGCAAATTAATGTGGATAACCTTATCCATATAGCCATTGCCCGGGCCAGGCCGGTGGGCACTTACGCCGGGCAAAGCCACGATAGCCTTTTCGCGGCGTTTAGAGTGGCTAAGCCGGGTAAAGAGCGCACCAGGATCATTTACCAGATCATCAATTACGGGCAGCCTACTTCCAGACTGGGGCTTACTTATCATTACAAGATACTGGACTGGTCGCGCAAAAATAACGACCGCATCAGCGAAGCCATTATTATGGCCGAGATCGCTTTTCAGCTTGCGCAGAACGGCGATGTTGCCGAGGCCATTAAAATGGACCTGGCCGCCCTGAAACTGGCTGAAAAAACCGGCGATAACGAGGCGCTGGGCATTATATACGATAGCCTTGGCTGTTGTTTTAGCAATGCCGACGATACCTTTACGGCCAACAATAAGCAAATGATCTGGTATTTCGGGATGGGTTTGAAGTACTCGGCGTTGGCCCACAACGATATTTTTATTTCGTATGATTACGGCGGCCTGGGTGCCGCTTACCGCGTGCTCCACATGCCCGATTCGGCCGCGTACTATAGCTTTAAAAGCTTTGAATACGCGGTGCGCAAAAATATTACGGTGCAGGTTGCGCAAAGCTTACTGGATATACAGCAACTGCAAACCGCCGACGAACTGAAACTGAAGTACGCACGCGCCGCTATTGCGGTAGCTACCCTTGGGAAGGTAAACCACGTGCTGGTGGTGGGCAATGCTATGCTTGCCCAGTTTCACAAAGCGCATGGGCGGGCCGATTCGGCCATGTTTTATGCCAGGAAGTCTTACGGATTTTCGTTCCGGCAGGCGGTATTCGCGCAGATCGAGCCTGCCGGGTTGTTGAAAGAGTTTTACACCGGCCACAATGCCGATAGCGCGCTGAAGTACGCCAATATTTATTACAGCGCGCGCGACAGCGTTTTTAACATCGGCAAATCACAACGGGCGCAGGCGCTGGCTTACTCAGAAGAGCAGCACAAGCAGGAACTGGAAGCGCAAAAAGCTGCCGACGCGGCCCGGCAACGGCTTTACCTGTTGGTGTTGGTCATTGCCTTCATATCAGTTATCGCCTGGATTTTTTGGCGCAACAGTGTGCGCAATAAAAGGGACAAGATAAAGATCCAAAGTACACTGAACGAGCTGAAGGCAGCCCAGGCACAATTGATCCAATCGGCAAAAATGGCATCGCTGGGCGAACTGACGGCTGGTATAGCCCACGAAATACAGAACCCGCTGAACTTTGTAAACAACTTTAGCGAGGTAAGCATCGAACTATTGGAAGAACTGAAAGAAGAGGCTGAAGCCGGTCATACCGAAGATGTGATAGCTATTGCCGATGACCTTACTCAAAACCTCGAAAAAATAAACCAGCACGGCAAACGCGCCGATGGTATTGTAAAGGGGATGCTTGAACACAGCCGCGCGGGCAGCGGCGAGCGCCAGTTAACCGATATTAACCTGCTGGCCGATGAGTTTCTGAAATTAGCTTACCACGGCATGCGGGCAAAGGATAAAGACTTCAACGCCGAGATAGTAACCAATTTTGACGAGAACCTGCCCAAAGTCAACATTGTGCAGCAGGACATTGGCCGCGTACTGCTCAACCTGTTCAACAACGCGTTTTACGCGGTGAATGAAAAGAAGAAGACCGAGGGTGATGGGTACACTCCACAAGTAACCATTACAACCTTTACTCCCCCTTTAGGGGGCTGGGGGGCTATCGTTCGTGATAACGGCAACGGCATCCCCGACGCGATAAAAGATAAGATCATGCAGCCATTCTTCACCACCAAGCCAACGGGGCAAGGTACGGGATTAGGCTTATCGATAAGTTATGATATAGTAGTAAAAGGCCACGGCGGTAAAATTGAGGTGCAGAGCAGGGAGGGTGAAGGTTCGGAGTTTGTGGTGCAGATCCCCGGGTGA
- a CDS encoding YbjQ family protein → MIVTTSTHLEGYKVTEHLGVIRGITVRSRGVGGNFLGGLQSLVGGRNSVYTDLCEQSRQEAYDLLMLHAQQVGANAIINMRYDANEVMQGITEVLAYGTAVKVQKIEG, encoded by the coding sequence ATGATAGTAACAACCAGCACACATTTAGAGGGTTACAAGGTAACCGAACATTTAGGCGTTATCAGGGGTATTACCGTGCGTTCGCGCGGGGTAGGGGGCAATTTTCTTGGCGGACTGCAAAGCCTGGTAGGTGGCCGCAACTCGGTTTATACCGATCTGTGCGAGCAATCGCGCCAGGAGGCTTACGATTTGCTGATGCTGCATGCCCAGCAGGTAGGCGCAAACGCCATCATCAATATGCGGTACGATGCCAATGAGGTGATGCAGGGCATTACCGAAGTGCTGGCCTACGGCACCGCGGTTAAAGTACAGAAGATAGAGGGATAG
- a CDS encoding RNA polymerase sigma factor, protein MHWDTFIIEGGQDVFYTLYSHYHDYLIYLGGLKGATLDSSKDCINDLFLYVFENRSRLQYIRNHHNYLVTAFLRNLFRKRHFSAEEGLELDDLPEMPVYPSVEAEYIRQTTQKQVTQVLNDYISELSDSQSKIVYQKFYLGLSYEEIAGINNISVKTAYNTIYNSVEKLRKLIGQDYVSVLSAAISLFTLIFIIFFKKA, encoded by the coding sequence ATGCATTGGGACACTTTCATTATAGAAGGTGGCCAGGATGTTTTCTATACGTTATACTCTCATTATCATGATTACCTCATCTACCTCGGTGGTTTAAAAGGTGCAACGCTTGATAGCTCGAAGGATTGTATTAACGACCTGTTCCTGTATGTTTTCGAGAACCGCAGCCGGTTGCAGTATATCCGTAATCACCACAACTACCTGGTAACGGCTTTCCTGCGTAACCTGTTCCGCAAGCGGCATTTTAGCGCCGAGGAGGGCTTGGAGCTGGATGATCTGCCCGAAATGCCGGTTTACCCATCGGTAGAAGCCGAGTACATCAGGCAAACTACCCAAAAACAGGTAACGCAGGTGCTGAACGATTATATCAGCGAATTGTCCGACAGTCAGTCGAAGATCGTATACCAAAAATTTTATTTAGGCCTAAGCTACGAGGAGATCGCCGGCATTAACAATATCTCAGTAAAAACGGCTTATAATACCATATACAATTCTGTCGAGAAACTCCGGAAACTCATCGGGCAGGATTACGTGAGCGTGCTTTCTGCCGCTATTTCCCTGTTCACACTTATTTTTATAATTTTTTTCAAAAAAGCATAG